A window of the Catharus ustulatus isolate bCatUst1 chromosome 23, bCatUst1.pri.v2, whole genome shotgun sequence genome harbors these coding sequences:
- the ACBD4 gene encoding acyl-CoA-binding domain-containing protein 4 isoform X2, with protein sequence MEEPGCGAQFRAAVQVIQGLPRSGAYRPSYEEMLRFYSYYKQATAGCCQGPRPGFWDPIGRYKWDAWHSLGRMSKEEAMAAYVAEMKKVAQKVIDTVPMDESTEEMFRYFEPLYEVIHDMPRPPESFFKKKGESQGRLDGPSQDIPASSPAPESPRDTVPGEQQDRQQVPGAGLVPAPEALKGSQVTSDSEGDMFCDTLEQMEPEKARQVWGLTPNRVQAGAEPPVPHSAGQGEWGEGRRAEGSSSTDLTALGSETDVRLAEEDPGSTPELAPGLAAELEAHVASTVRALQEELQRVQERLSRLETLGAAQRDAAGTDPGPAFAPQAMSPWHLTVSPRTLLFLATWPFVTQWLLRHWQGRKR encoded by the exons ATGGAGGAGCCGGGCTGCGGAGCGCAGTTCCGCGCCGCCGTGCAGGTGATCCAGGGGCTGCCGCGGAGCG GTGCGTACCGGCCCTCCTACGAGGAGATGCTGCGCTTCTACAGCTACTACAAGCAGGCGACGGCGGGGTGCTGCCAGGGCCCGCGGCCCGGCTTCTGGGACCCCATCGGCCGCTACAAGTG GGAcgcctggcacagcctgggcaggatGTCCAAGGAGGAGGCGATGGCCGCGTACGTGGCGGAGATGAAGAAGGTGGCCCAGAAG GTCATTGACACCGTGCCCATGGACGAGAGCACCGAGGAGATGTTCCGCTACTTCGAGCCGCTCTACGAGGTGATCCACGACATGCCCCGGCCCCCCGAGTCCTTCTTCAAGAAGAAAGGGG AGAGCCAGGGGAGGCTGGATGGCCCCAGCCAGGATATCCCAGCGAGCAGCCCGGCTCCGGAGAGCCCCAGAGACACCgtgcctggagagcagcaggacaggcaaCAAGTGCCAG gagcagggctggttcCTGCCCCCGAGGCACTCAAGGGGAGCCAGGTGACGAGTGACTCTGAGGGGGATATGTTCTGTGACACCCTGGAGCAGATGGAGCCTGAGAAG GCCAGGCAGGTGTGGGGGCTCACCCCAAACAGGgtccaggctggggctgagcccccagtgccccacagtgctgggcagggcgAGTGGGGCGAAGGCAGAAGAgctgaggggagcagcagcaccgacctcacagccctgggctccgAGACAG ATGTGCGGCTGGCAGAGGAGGACCCCGGGAGCACCCCCGAGCTGGCCCCGGGGCTGGCGGCCGAGCTGGAGGCGCACGTGGCCAGCACGGTGCGGgcactgcaggaggagctgcagcgaGTGCAGGAGCGCCTGAGCCGGCTGGAGACGCTCGGTGCTGCCCAG AGGGACGCAGCTGGGACAGACCCAGGCCCGGCATTTGCTCCCCAG GCGATGTCTCCGTGGCACCTGACCGTGTCCCCGCGAACGCTGCTCTTCCTGGCCACCTGGCCCTTCGTCACCCAGTGGCTGCTGCGCCATTGGCAGGGCAGGAAGAGGTGA
- the ACBD4 gene encoding acyl-CoA-binding domain-containing protein 4 isoform X1, whose amino-acid sequence MEEPGCGAQFRAAVQVIQGLPRSGAYRPSYEEMLRFYSYYKQATAGCCQGPRPGFWDPIGRYKWDAWHSLGRMSKEEAMAAYVAEMKKVAQKVIDTVPMDESTEEMFRYFEPLYEVIHDMPRPPESFFKKKGESQGRLDGPSQDIPASSPAPESPRDTVPGEQQDRQQVPGAGLVPAPEALKGSQVTSDSEGDMFCDTLEQMEPEKARQVWGLTPNRVQAGAEPPVPHSAGQGEWGEGRRAEGSSSTDLTALGSETGACRACPCSPCCCCSTSHRLGWGVGAATTPRRLSLAPAPMSSLTEGSYNCPVSVPLGPQAVQWLYSCRTQPFLCPFLAVVQIAYIWRVLCWPFSSQAGNAGAWLPVPSSCPWSNHTSSAFGCGWCQG is encoded by the exons ATGGAGGAGCCGGGCTGCGGAGCGCAGTTCCGCGCCGCCGTGCAGGTGATCCAGGGGCTGCCGCGGAGCG GTGCGTACCGGCCCTCCTACGAGGAGATGCTGCGCTTCTACAGCTACTACAAGCAGGCGACGGCGGGGTGCTGCCAGGGCCCGCGGCCCGGCTTCTGGGACCCCATCGGCCGCTACAAGTG GGAcgcctggcacagcctgggcaggatGTCCAAGGAGGAGGCGATGGCCGCGTACGTGGCGGAGATGAAGAAGGTGGCCCAGAAG GTCATTGACACCGTGCCCATGGACGAGAGCACCGAGGAGATGTTCCGCTACTTCGAGCCGCTCTACGAGGTGATCCACGACATGCCCCGGCCCCCCGAGTCCTTCTTCAAGAAGAAAGGGG AGAGCCAGGGGAGGCTGGATGGCCCCAGCCAGGATATCCCAGCGAGCAGCCCGGCTCCGGAGAGCCCCAGAGACACCgtgcctggagagcagcaggacaggcaaCAAGTGCCAG gagcagggctggttcCTGCCCCCGAGGCACTCAAGGGGAGCCAGGTGACGAGTGACTCTGAGGGGGATATGTTCTGTGACACCCTGGAGCAGATGGAGCCTGAGAAG GCCAGGCAGGTGTGGGGGCTCACCCCAAACAGGgtccaggctggggctgagcccccagtgccccacagtgctgggcagggcgAGTGGGGCGAAGGCAGAAGAgctgaggggagcagcagcaccgacctcacagccctgggctccgAGACAGGTGCGTGCAGAGCTTGTCCCTGCtccccttgctgctgctgttcgACCTCCCataggctgggctggggggtgGGGGCTGCCACCACCCCCAGGAGACTGAGTTTGGCTCCAGCACCCATGTCATCACTAACTGAAGGAAGTTATAATTGTCCTGTCTCTGTACCCCTTGGTCCCCAAGCAGTTCAGTGGCTTTactcctgcaggacacagcccttCCTTTGCCCATTTCTTGCAGTGGTACAAATTGCCTACATTTGGAGGGTGCTCTGCTGGCCcttcagcagccaggcagggaatgctggtgcctggctccctgtgcccagctcctgcccctggtCCAACCACACCAGCAGTGCCTTTGGATGTGGGTGGTGCCAGGGGTGA
- the ACBD4 gene encoding acyl-CoA-binding domain-containing protein 4 isoform X4, giving the protein MEEPGCGAQFRAAVQVIQGLPRSGAYRPSYEEMLRFYSYYKQATAGCCQGPRPGFWDPIGRYKWDAWHSLGRMSKEEAMAAYVAEMKKVAQKVIDTVPMDESTEEMFRYFEPLYEVIHDMPRPPESFFKKKGGAGLVPAPEALKGSQVTSDSEGDMFCDTLEQMEPEKARQVWGLTPNRVQAGAEPPVPHSAGQGEWGEGRRAEGSSSTDLTALGSETGACRACPCSPCCCCSTSHRLGWGVGAATTPRRLSLAPAPMSSLTEGSYNCPVSVPLGPQAVQWLYSCRTQPFLCPFLAVVQIAYIWRVLCWPFSSQAGNAGAWLPVPSSCPWSNHTSSAFGCGWCQG; this is encoded by the exons ATGGAGGAGCCGGGCTGCGGAGCGCAGTTCCGCGCCGCCGTGCAGGTGATCCAGGGGCTGCCGCGGAGCG GTGCGTACCGGCCCTCCTACGAGGAGATGCTGCGCTTCTACAGCTACTACAAGCAGGCGACGGCGGGGTGCTGCCAGGGCCCGCGGCCCGGCTTCTGGGACCCCATCGGCCGCTACAAGTG GGAcgcctggcacagcctgggcaggatGTCCAAGGAGGAGGCGATGGCCGCGTACGTGGCGGAGATGAAGAAGGTGGCCCAGAAG GTCATTGACACCGTGCCCATGGACGAGAGCACCGAGGAGATGTTCCGCTACTTCGAGCCGCTCTACGAGGTGATCCACGACATGCCCCGGCCCCCCGAGTCCTTCTTCAAGAAGAAAGGGG gagcagggctggttcCTGCCCCCGAGGCACTCAAGGGGAGCCAGGTGACGAGTGACTCTGAGGGGGATATGTTCTGTGACACCCTGGAGCAGATGGAGCCTGAGAAG GCCAGGCAGGTGTGGGGGCTCACCCCAAACAGGgtccaggctggggctgagcccccagtgccccacagtgctgggcagggcgAGTGGGGCGAAGGCAGAAGAgctgaggggagcagcagcaccgacctcacagccctgggctccgAGACAGGTGCGTGCAGAGCTTGTCCCTGCtccccttgctgctgctgttcgACCTCCCataggctgggctggggggtgGGGGCTGCCACCACCCCCAGGAGACTGAGTTTGGCTCCAGCACCCATGTCATCACTAACTGAAGGAAGTTATAATTGTCCTGTCTCTGTACCCCTTGGTCCCCAAGCAGTTCAGTGGCTTTactcctgcaggacacagcccttCCTTTGCCCATTTCTTGCAGTGGTACAAATTGCCTACATTTGGAGGGTGCTCTGCTGGCCcttcagcagccaggcagggaatgctggtgcctggctccctgtgcccagctcctgcccctggtCCAACCACACCAGCAGTGCCTTTGGATGTGGGTGGTGCCAGGGGTGA
- the ACBD4 gene encoding acyl-CoA-binding domain-containing protein 4 isoform X3, producing MLRFYSYYKQATAGCCQGPRPGFWDPIGRYKWDAWHSLGRMSKEEAMAAYVAEMKKVAQKVIDTVPMDESTEEMFRYFEPLYEVIHDMPRPPESFFKKKGESQGRLDGPSQDIPASSPAPESPRDTVPGEQQDRQQVPGAGLVPAPEALKGSQVTSDSEGDMFCDTLEQMEPEKARQVWGLTPNRVQAGAEPPVPHSAGQGEWGEGRRAEGSSSTDLTALGSETGACRACPCSPCCCCSTSHRLGWGVGAATTPRRLSLAPAPMSSLTEGSYNCPVSVPLGPQAVQWLYSCRTQPFLCPFLAVVQIAYIWRVLCWPFSSQAGNAGAWLPVPSSCPWSNHTSSAFGCGWCQG from the exons ATGCTGCGCTTCTACAGCTACTACAAGCAGGCGACGGCGGGGTGCTGCCAGGGCCCGCGGCCCGGCTTCTGGGACCCCATCGGCCGCTACAAGTG GGAcgcctggcacagcctgggcaggatGTCCAAGGAGGAGGCGATGGCCGCGTACGTGGCGGAGATGAAGAAGGTGGCCCAGAAG GTCATTGACACCGTGCCCATGGACGAGAGCACCGAGGAGATGTTCCGCTACTTCGAGCCGCTCTACGAGGTGATCCACGACATGCCCCGGCCCCCCGAGTCCTTCTTCAAGAAGAAAGGGG AGAGCCAGGGGAGGCTGGATGGCCCCAGCCAGGATATCCCAGCGAGCAGCCCGGCTCCGGAGAGCCCCAGAGACACCgtgcctggagagcagcaggacaggcaaCAAGTGCCAG gagcagggctggttcCTGCCCCCGAGGCACTCAAGGGGAGCCAGGTGACGAGTGACTCTGAGGGGGATATGTTCTGTGACACCCTGGAGCAGATGGAGCCTGAGAAG GCCAGGCAGGTGTGGGGGCTCACCCCAAACAGGgtccaggctggggctgagcccccagtgccccacagtgctgggcagggcgAGTGGGGCGAAGGCAGAAGAgctgaggggagcagcagcaccgacctcacagccctgggctccgAGACAGGTGCGTGCAGAGCTTGTCCCTGCtccccttgctgctgctgttcgACCTCCCataggctgggctggggggtgGGGGCTGCCACCACCCCCAGGAGACTGAGTTTGGCTCCAGCACCCATGTCATCACTAACTGAAGGAAGTTATAATTGTCCTGTCTCTGTACCCCTTGGTCCCCAAGCAGTTCAGTGGCTTTactcctgcaggacacagcccttCCTTTGCCCATTTCTTGCAGTGGTACAAATTGCCTACATTTGGAGGGTGCTCTGCTGGCCcttcagcagccaggcagggaatgctggtgcctggctccctgtgcccagctcctgcccctggtCCAACCACACCAGCAGTGCCTTTGGATGTGGGTGGTGCCAGGGGTGA
- the ACBD4 gene encoding acyl-CoA-binding domain-containing protein 4 isoform X5: protein MSKEEAMAAYVAEMKKVAQKVIDTVPMDESTEEMFRYFEPLYEVIHDMPRPPESFFKKKGESQGRLDGPSQDIPASSPAPESPRDTVPGEQQDRQQVPGAGLVPAPEALKGSQVTSDSEGDMFCDTLEQMEPEKARQVWGLTPNRVQAGAEPPVPHSAGQGEWGEGRRAEGSSSTDLTALGSETGACRACPCSPCCCCSTSHRLGWGVGAATTPRRLSLAPAPMSSLTEGSYNCPVSVPLGPQAVQWLYSCRTQPFLCPFLAVVQIAYIWRVLCWPFSSQAGNAGAWLPVPSSCPWSNHTSSAFGCGWCQG, encoded by the exons atGTCCAAGGAGGAGGCGATGGCCGCGTACGTGGCGGAGATGAAGAAGGTGGCCCAGAAG GTCATTGACACCGTGCCCATGGACGAGAGCACCGAGGAGATGTTCCGCTACTTCGAGCCGCTCTACGAGGTGATCCACGACATGCCCCGGCCCCCCGAGTCCTTCTTCAAGAAGAAAGGGG AGAGCCAGGGGAGGCTGGATGGCCCCAGCCAGGATATCCCAGCGAGCAGCCCGGCTCCGGAGAGCCCCAGAGACACCgtgcctggagagcagcaggacaggcaaCAAGTGCCAG gagcagggctggttcCTGCCCCCGAGGCACTCAAGGGGAGCCAGGTGACGAGTGACTCTGAGGGGGATATGTTCTGTGACACCCTGGAGCAGATGGAGCCTGAGAAG GCCAGGCAGGTGTGGGGGCTCACCCCAAACAGGgtccaggctggggctgagcccccagtgccccacagtgctgggcagggcgAGTGGGGCGAAGGCAGAAGAgctgaggggagcagcagcaccgacctcacagccctgggctccgAGACAGGTGCGTGCAGAGCTTGTCCCTGCtccccttgctgctgctgttcgACCTCCCataggctgggctggggggtgGGGGCTGCCACCACCCCCAGGAGACTGAGTTTGGCTCCAGCACCCATGTCATCACTAACTGAAGGAAGTTATAATTGTCCTGTCTCTGTACCCCTTGGTCCCCAAGCAGTTCAGTGGCTTTactcctgcaggacacagcccttCCTTTGCCCATTTCTTGCAGTGGTACAAATTGCCTACATTTGGAGGGTGCTCTGCTGGCCcttcagcagccaggcagggaatgctggtgcctggctccctgtgcccagctcctgcccctggtCCAACCACACCAGCAGTGCCTTTGGATGTGGGTGGTGCCAGGGGTGA
- the HEXIM1 gene encoding protein HEXIM1, translated as MADAAPAEPGPEPQCEPELRSEPEARPEPQPEPEPQSEPEPQPERGEAPAEDGDAGRLPPPGAEAAAAGGAEGRPPAGGAGRPGLGPRYRAVGRTEEWPVKKKHRRRPSKKKRRWKPYSKLSWEEKQQFDERQSLRASRLRAEMFAKGQPVAPYNTTQFLMEDHDQEEPDLKTGLYPRRTAAKSDDTSEEDFLDDAADEDGGSDGMGGDGSEFLQRDFSETYERYHVESLQNMSKQELVKEYLELEKCLSRMEEENNRLRMESKKAGGEAADPARVQALEREVDRLRAENLRLLREQELPRQEKGPCKPGE; from the coding sequence ATGGCCGACGCGGCGCCCGCTGAACCGGGGCCGGAGCCCCAGTGCGAGCCGGAGCTTCGCTCCGAGCCCGAGGCGCGGCCGGAGCCTCAGCCTGAGCCCGAGCCGCAGTCTGAGCCCGAGCCGCAGCCCGAGCGCGGAGAGGCGCCGGCGGAGGACGGCGATGCCGGGCGGCTGCCGCCCCCcggggcggaggcggcggcggcgggcggcgccgAGGGGCGGCCGCCGGCGGGTGGAGCGGGGCGTCCCGGCCTGGGCCCGCGGTACCGGGCCGTGGGACGCACCGAGGAGTGGCCGGTGAAGAAGAAGCACCGTCGGCGGCCGTCGAAGAAGAAGCGGCGTTGGAAGCCGTACTCgaagctgagctgggaggagaagcagcagttcGACGAGCGGCAGAGCCTCCGCGCCTCCCGGCTGCGGGCGGAGATGTTCGCCAAGGGGCAGCCGGTGGCTCCCTACAACACCACGCAGTTCCTCATGGAGGACCATGACCAGGAGGAGCCCGACCTGAAAACCGGGCTGTACCCGCGGCGAACGGCCGCCAAGTCGGACGACACGAGCGAGGAGGATTTCCTGGACGACGCGGCGGATGAGGACGGGGGCAGCGACGGGATGGGGGGTGACGGCAGCGAGTTTCTGCAGAGGGACTTCTCGGAGACGTACGAGCGGTACCATGTGGAGAGCCTGCAGAACATGAGCAagcaggagctggtgaaggagtacctggagctggagaagtgCCTCTCGCGCATGGAGGAGGAGAACAACCGGCTGAGGATGGAGAGCAAAAAAGCCGGGGGGGAGGCGGCGGACCCGGCACGGGTGCAGGCGCTGGAGCGGGAGGTGGACAGGCTGCGAGCCGAGAACCTGCGGCTGCTgcgggagcaggagctgccccggcAGGAAAAGGGCCCCTGCAAGCCGGGGGAGTGA
- the LOC117006244 gene encoding myosin light chain kinase, smooth muscle-like encodes MSQAGGAEEAFEHRDVVINSQDKVSDLYTQLEKLGEGKFGTVYRLQEKATSKIRAGKYFRTRTAKEKQAARAEVELMNLLHHPRLVQCLDAFQGPTELVMVMEYVAGGELFERIVDDDFEHTEPSSAQYVQQILEGLQFMHSQAIVHLDLKPENIVCVSPSSHWIKIIDFGLARKLAPDTPVKVLHGTPEFMAPEVVAFEPVSLSTDMWSVGVISYILLSGESPFQGDTDMETLSNVTAAQWDFEEETFSEISQQAKDFISQLLQKDPRRRLPSAGALLHPWLQHPQPSSPKALSKERIRQFLARRKWQKTGKALLALKRLTLLSQSLEGKVSEAQDEEGLEKEQPSGALPQQGPNPLELLPEQEEEDGGSTAASGQ; translated from the exons ATGTCCCAGGCAGGAG GAGCTGAGGAGGCCTTTGAACACCGTGATGTGGTCATCAACAGCCAGGACAAGGTCTCAGATCTGTACACACAGCTGGAGAAGCTGGGGGA gggGAAATTCGGGACAGTGTACAGGCTGCAGGAAAAGGCCACCAGCAAAATCCGGGCTGGCAAATATTTCCGGACACGCACAGCAAAGGAGAAGCAGGCAGCTCGGGCTGAGGTGGAGCTGATGAACCTCCTGCATCACCCACGCCTCGTGCAGTGCCTCGACGCCTTCCAGGGCCCCACCGAGCTGGTGATGGTGATGGAGTA TGTGGCAGGTGGGGAGCTCTTTGAGCGCATCGTGGACGATGACTTtgagcacacagagcccagcagtgcccagtaTGTGCAGCAGatcctggaggggctgcagttCATGCACAGCCAGGCCATCGTCCACCTTGACCTCAAACCCGAGAACATTGTCTGtgtcagccccagcagccactgGATCAAGATCATTGACTTTGGCTTGGCACGGAAGCTGG ctccagacaCCCCTGTGAAGGTGTTGCACGGCACCCCTGAATTCATGGCTCCAGAAGTGGTCGCCTTTGAGCCTGTGAGCCTCTCCACAGACATGTGGAGTGTTGGTGTCATCTCCTACATCCT GCTGAGTGGGGAGTCACCCTTCCAGGGGGACACTGACATGGAGACACTGAGCAATGTCACAGCTGCCCAGTGGGACTTTGAGGAGGAGACCTTCTCTGAGATCTCCCAGCAAGCCAAGGACTTCAtcagccagctgctgcagaaggacCCTCG ccgGCGGCTCCCCAGTGCAGGGGCTCTGCTGcacccctggctgcagcacccccagcccagcagccccaagGCTCTGTCCAAGGAGAGGATCCGGCAGTTCCTGGCGCGTCGGAAGTGGCAG AAAACAGGGAAAGCCCTGCTGGCTCTCAAGAGActgaccctgctgtcccagagccTGGAGGGGAAGGTGTCCGAGGCTCAGGATGAGGAAG GCCTGGAGAAGGAACAGCCCTCTGGGGCTCTGCCCCAGCAAGGTCCCAACcccttggagctgctgccagagcaggaggaggaggatggtggGAGCACTGCAGCCTCAGGGCAGTGA